The following coding sequences lie in one Apium graveolens cultivar Ventura chromosome 1, ASM990537v1, whole genome shotgun sequence genomic window:
- the LOC141679082 gene encoding transmembrane 9 superfamily member 2-like gives MAPPPPRAAVYVMIMVIIMSCRGIEADIFRFLKDDHRFKAGDSVPLYSNKVGPFHNPSETYRYFDLPFCLPDDVKEKKEALGEVLNGDRLVSAPYVLDFLIDKESEVVCRKRLTKAEVAQFRSAVDKDYYFQMYYDDLPIWGFIGKVDREGKVVPSDHRYYLYRHIQFDVFYNNDRVIEVNARMDPYSVLDLTEDKEVDAEFTYSVKWKETDIPYENRMDKFSKASSLPHHLEIHWFSIINSCVTVLLLTGFLATILMRVLKNDFIKYARDEESADDQEETGWKYIHGDVFRFPKHKSLFAAAVGSGTQLFALTVFIFVLALVGVFYPYNRGALFTALVVMYALTSGFAGYTSASFYCQLEGTNWVRNLLLTGCLFCGPLFLTFSFLNTVAIFYSSTAALPFGTIVVITLIWTLVTSPLLIMGGVAGKNSKTEFHAPCRTTKYPREIPELPWYRSTLPQMAMAGFLPFSAIYIELYYIFASVWGHRIYTIYSILFIVFIILLIVTAFITVALVYFQLAAEDHEWWWRSFLCGGSTGIFIYGYCWYYYYARSDMSGFMQISFFFGYMACICYGFFLMLGAIGFRASLVFVRHIYRSIKCE, from the exons ATGGCTCCTCCTCCGCCGCGAGCCGCTGTTTACGTAATGATCATGGTCATAATTATGAGCTGCAGAGGTATCGAAGCTGATATATTCAGATTCCTAAAAGATGATCACCGATTTAAGGCTGGTGACTCTGTTCCTCTTTACTCGAATAAGGTCGGGCCATTTCACAATCCGAG TGAGACCTACAGATATTTCGACCTACCCTTCTGTTTACCAG ATGATGTGAAAGAGAAGAAGGAAGCTCTAGGAGAGGTTTTGAATGGAGACCGTCTGGTAAGTGCTCCATATGTTCTTGATTTCTTAATAGATAAGGAGTCTGAAGTTGTCTGCCGAAAAAGGTTGACAAAGGCAGAAGTTGCTCAGTTTCGTAGTGCAGTTGATAAAGATTATTACTTTCAAATGTATTACGACGACTTGCCTATCTGGGGATTTATAGGAAAGGTTGATAGAGAGGGAAAAGTTGTTCCAAGTGACCATAGATATTATCTGTACAGGCATATTCAGTTTGATGTCTTTTACAATAATGACCGTGTAATTGAGGTAAATGCTCGGATGGATCCTTATTCAGTCCTTGATTTGACCGAGGACAAAGAAGTTGATGCTGAGTTTACTTACAGTGTCAAGTGGAAGGAAACTGACATTCCTTATGAGAATAGAATGGATAAGTTCTCAAAAGCTTCGTCTTTGCCTCATCACCTGGAAATTCACtggttctcaattataaactcttGTGTCACGGTTCTTCTTTTAACTGGTTTTCTTGCTACTATCCTCATGCGAGTACTCAAGAATGATTTTATCAA GTATGCACGCGATGAAGAATCAGCTGACGACCAAGAGGAGACAGGATGGAAGTACATTCATGGTGATGTGTTCCGCTTCCCTAAGCACAAATCCTTGTTTGCTGCAGCTGTTGGTTCAGGAACCCAACTATTTGCTCT TACTGTGTTCATATTTGTACTAGCACTAGTAGGCGTATTTTATCCATACAACCGTGGAGCGTTATTCACTGCATTGGTTGTCATGTATGCGCTTACTTCTGGCTTTGCGGGATACACATCAGCCTCTTTTTATTGCCAACTTGAAGGAACTAACTGG GTGAGAAACCTGTTGCTTACAGGTTGCCTTTTCTGTGGACCTTTGTTTCTGACATTTAGCTTCCTCAACACTGTTGCCATATTTTATAGCTCAACTGCAGCACTTCCTTTTGGCACAATTGTGGTTATAACCCTTATATGGACTTTAGTAACCTCACCGCTGCTTATTATGGGCGGTGTTGCTGGAAAAAATAGCAAAACTGAATTCCATGCTCCATGTCGCACCACAAAATATCCGAGAGAAATTCCAGAACTGCCTTGGTACAGAAGTACTCTTCCTCAAATGGCAATGGCAGGATTTTTGCCATTCAGTGCTATATACATTGAGCTTTACTACATCTTTGCCAGTGTATGGGGGCACAGAATATATACCATATACAGCATATTATTCATAGTATTCATCATTCTGCTTATCGTCACTGCATTCATTACTGTGGCACTGGTGTACTTTCAACTTGCTGCTGAAGATCATGAATGGTGGTGGAG GTCATTTCTTTGTGGTGGCTCAACTGGCATATTCATATATGGCTACTGCTGGTACTACTACTATGCAAGATCTGATATGTCTGGTTTCATGCAAATCTCGTTCTTCTTCGGATACATGGCTTGCATCTGCTACGGATTCTTCCTCATGCTGGGGGCGATTGGTTTTCGAGCATCTTTAGTGTTTGTACGTCACATATATCGTTCAATCAAATGCGAGTAG